The window AACTTTGTATAATGTATGTTTTGAACCATAATAACCTTTTGCTAATTTTAAAACTTTTTTACGACGCTTGCGCGTTACTGTTCCGCCTTTTACGCGTGGCATACTAATTACCTCCTGCTAATTCTTCCGAATGTTTAATATAAAATACGTTCAATGTATTACATAAAATCAATTTTGCCTCAGCGTCATTGCTTCCAGATATCGGAGCGACGTACACCTAGGGCTATATCTTCATAGGAGATAAATTATTTCATGTAAGTTAATAAAGATCTGATACGTTTGAAATCACCAGATGTAGCAACTTTCGCTTTACGTAGGTGACGTTTTTGTTTTGTTGATTTGTTAGCGAATAAGTGGCTTCCGTAAGCACGGTCAAATTTTAATTTTCCTTT is drawn from Lysinibacillus sp. SGAir0095 and contains these coding sequences:
- the rpmI gene encoding 50S ribosomal protein L35, with translation MPKMKTHRGAAKRFKKTGKGKLKFDRAYGSHLFANKSTKQKRHLRKAKVATSGDFKRIRSLLTYMK